One region of Armigeres subalbatus isolate Guangzhou_Male chromosome 3, GZ_Asu_2, whole genome shotgun sequence genomic DNA includes:
- the LOC134227671 gene encoding coiled-coil domain-containing protein 39: MSQPYVIRVMEEMGWGSNGGFIPIANEENKKLLDYVNRLGDRKTEGSSKVQISDQRVTKLQAHLKNVQVEFDQNLKLLAEDKGQIDTEHGLLKLSENDGGKMRKMAKEVQYGREELERHDQRSQKEMKKLTANMERFTERIKWAKAALTEWRQVMDNGEETNKLIEKYCKLDTGRAETLEAKRKILEDKVSKRRTLLVSLAEEYRSLEQVLERTSQLYRQAHTERRQMVLKWKEAVKHMNQREEDIKGVEEEIEKAREISNMLNDDLQAQVEFLEEQERNNKEIELGIAELNVEVSKLRNRLNTLTDSVQLKTNEYQITRKAVQNVSNKLSGMRNKNRQALMEEAEKEKQIHVNLSQLEELRERFENFRSKTLCAQERLRQLNEIVEQEEKQIKILSDETARLSTALYRAQMQLVSMRDEDKLLKIEIHSMDSGIGKIKAAMKVQEKEIIRQTEISYNVDYNMEKIEKRIANMKGENKQEGASRSHAKLAQAEAIFYARMQNHSLLQAQIAKIQIDFRNLNAIYQQDCVEIDRMIGKLKEKSLMVEGGEKKLRQCTTENQERLVEKSLLKMRINQMELLVDKQNDKMYTLERHRMELETAINERLIDINSQKDMLILKKKYLHDERAQLRADISERALKIEQLKNRYELSLDLLGKNDDGTIVTATQIKIQNAQEKYMLLREGSELNVKILKAEEDLKALENTLKLMNFSNETYKRGFQKVDEDNPDIQQMNNIQNDYCKALSALKSVKTDLAFNTENLHNLNEEREESDKALEVTMKVRLDNNDVLLKIQKELLDQKTKIQRAERELRLAIKAARAKTNDEDLLVTFQKDLNLKELEERNNMALHQVADLIEIFQEMNPTVNKYFYDKGLRLPTVRRAKSQISWRSENSPGSDYSGRDDTGSSKPASKMSMCSASTRSSDSSENIAKSFDNRMSAGLSVILIDFPGASGSKKPGGIQKK, translated from the exons ATGTCCCAACCGTACGTAATCCGTGTGATGGAGGAGATGGGATGGGGTTCGAACGGTGGTTTCATCCCAATCGCCAACGAGGAAAACAAAAAACTTCTGGACTATGTCAACCGGCTGGGTGACCGGAAAACGGAAGGATCCTCTAAGGTGCAGATCAGTGACCAGCGGGTAACGAAATTGCAGGCCCACTTGAAGAACGTGCAGGTCGAGTTCGATCAAAATCTCAAACTGCTGGCGGAAGACAAAGGACAGATCGATACGGAGCATGGGTTGCTGAAGTTGTCCGAGAATGATGGCGGCAAGATGCGGAAGATGGCGAAGGAGGTGCAGTACGGAAGGGAGGAACTTGAGCGCCACGACCAACGCTCGCAAA AGGAAATGAAAAAGCTAACTGCCAACATGGAACGGTTCACCGAGCGAATCAAATGGGCCAAAGCGGCCCTAACGGAGTGGCGACAGGTGATGGACAATGGCGAAGAAACGAACAAGCTCATCGAAAAATACTGCAAACTGGACACAGGTCGAGCCGAGACCCTGGAAGCCAAACGAAAAATTCTTGAAGACAAGGTTTCCAAGCGACGCACACTGTTGGTGTCGCTAGCCGAGGAGTACCGCTCGTTGGAACAGGTGCTGGAACGCACCTCGCAACTGTATCGTCAGGCACATACTGAACGGCGTCAAATGGTGTTAAAGTGGAAGGAAGCAGTGAAGCACATGAACCAACGCGAGGAAGACATCAAAGGGGTCGAGGAGGAAATCGAGAAGGCCAGGGAGATAAGCAATATGCTGAATGACGACCTACAAGCGCaggtggaatttttggaggaacagGAACGAAACAACAAGGAGATTGAGCTGGGTATTGCGGAGCTAAACGTGGAAGTATCGAAACTTAGAAACCGACTGAACACGTTAACGGACAGCGTACAGCTGAAAACGAACGAGTATCAGATAACGCGAAAGGCGGTGCAAAATGTGTCCAACAAGCTTAGCGGTATGCGAAACAAAAATCGTCAGGCGTTGATGGAGGAGGCTGAGAAGGAGAAGCAGATTCACGTAAACCTAAGTCAGTTGGAAGAATTGAGGGAGCGATTTGAAAActtcagaagtaaaacattGTGTGCCCAGGAAAGATTGAGACAGTTGAACGAGATTGTTGAACAGGAGGAGAAGCAAATTAAAATACTTAGCGACGAAACGGCACGACTGTCAACTGCTCTGTATCGCGCTCAAATGCAGCTTGTGTCAATGAGAGACGAGGACAAGCTTTTAAAAATTGAGATTCATTCAATGGATTCTGGCATTGGGAAGATAAAGGCAGCGATGAAGGTACAAGAGAAGGAAATTATTCGCCAAACAGAAATTTCTTACAACGTAGACTATAATATGGAGAAGATCGAGAAGAGGATAGCGAATATGAAGGGAGAAAACAAGCAGGAGGGAGCCAGCAGATCGCACGCCAAGTTGGCTCAAGCAGAAGCTATCTTCTATGCCCGAATGCAAAATCATTCATTGCTTCAGGCGCAAATTGCAAAGATACAAATTGATTTTCGCAATTTGAACGCGATTTACCAGCAGGATTGCGTGGAGATCGATAGAATGATCGGTAAGCTAAAAGAGAAGTCTCTTATGGTGGAGGGCGGCGAGAAGAAGCTACGACAGTGCACCACCGAAAATCAGGAAAGGCTGGTCGAGAAGAGTTTACTGAAGATGCGCATCAACCAGATGGAGTTGCTGGTTGATAAACAAAACGACAAGATGTACACACTAGAGCGCCATCGCATGGAACTGGAAACTGCTATTAATGAGCGATTGATCGACATAAATTCCCAGAAGGACATGCTGATTCTTAAAAAGAAGTATTTACATGATGAGCGAGCCCAACTAAGAGCGGACATCAGCGAAAGAGCGTTGAAGATCGAGCAATTGAAGAATCGGTACGAATTATCGTTGGATTTGTTGGGCAAGAATGACGATGGAACGATTGTAACTGCTACACAGATCAAAATACAAAATGCGCAGGAAAAGTATATGCTGTTAAGAGAAGGTAGCGAGCTCAATGTGAAGATTCTGAAGGCTGAGGAAGATTTGAAGGCGTTGGAAAATACATTGAAGttgatgaatttttcaaacGAGACGTACAAACGCGGTTTTCAAAAAGTGGACGAAGATAATCCGGATATTCAACAGATGAACAACATTCAGAATGACTACTGCAAGGCGTTATCTGCTTTGAAGAGTGTGAAGACCGATCTGGCGTTTAATACGGAAAATCTTCATAACTTGAACGAAGAAAGGGAAGAGAGTGATAAAGCGTTAGAGGTAACCATGAAGGTTCGACTGGATAACAACGATGTGCTCCTGAAAATCCAAAAGGAACTGCTGGATCAGAAGACCAAAATACAACGCGCTGAGCGGGAACTTCGTTTAGCCATCAAGGCAGCTCGTGCGAAGACAAACGACGAAGATTTGCTGGTTACCTTTCAGAAAGACTTGAATCTGAAGGAACTGGAAGAGCGTAATAACATGGCGCTTCATCAGGTGGCCGATTTGATTGAGATTTTCCAGGAGATGAATCCAACGGTAAACAAGTATTTCTACGACAAGGGTTTACGGCTGCCGACGGTACGTCGAGCCAAGAGTCAGATATCGTGGCGAAGTGAAAACTCTCCCGGGTCAGACTACAGTGGGCGTGATGATACGGGTTCGTCGAAGCCAG CATCTAAAATGTCCATGTGCTCAGCATCGACACGCTCATCGGACTCGTCGGAGAACATTGCCAAGTCGTTCGACAATCGGATGAGTGCCGGTCTTTCGGTAATTCTGATAGACTTTCCCGGAGCTAGCGGTAGCAAAAAACCTGGTGGGATCCAGAAGAAGTAA
- the LOC134223276 gene encoding zinc finger protein 628 produces MCTKNLSCPLCCQSIFPNIDALRLSLLKVTSRPVKCPICADELLGLDKLTIHLFGHSILGKDETSTADLDKKKMVTGALKNVRKTKKDCVPGSSGQQNMTRTNQRQPTQIKVKCDLCGAEFRDENLLKMHSCVSHGIGGNSDGMEPRFPCNMCSKTFKMKGSLKIHMRVVHLGCPRKNSSNTSCTSSSTTTTITTTAAIPVYHGSDVTQCNLAVRSTANPTTATPPPLHPILPQPLIMTQRSTPHSPLQSATSLTITTPNSSEPQIIKILDPRQLTEYVYVTNQQSQQQQQHQLQLSPQPPPLQQQHVVERIVANSTPPSVPSPLPATPSPSFSSSIGICGAGGGSSVPSPSQLSQPPTPQSMSNINSYSSDSSSKPWECDVCLKSFTTKYFLKKHKRLHTGEMPYSCHICGKAFTFQQSYHKHLLYHSDEKPHACTICGRAFKELSTLHNHERIHSGEKPFSCETCGKCFRQRVSYLVHRRIHTNTQPYKCTACDKSFRYKVSQRTHKCPAQPPGMVIRQTGDLLQKLLQSSAILPTLAEGSPLPVLTPPPAPPPSLETPDHQLQQQSDHDELHDIKSEDDINRTLDELLNESYDKMGISEHQTSYQGDHQHNHPYAQIGHHQHQTSATMEPGASGSGDTGLIVPRIENLCLLSPSPMGFDGEAMEVIDSIKLDLLYN; encoded by the exons ATGTGCACCAAGAACCTGTCGTGCCCGTTGTGCTGTCAATCAATATTTCCGAACATCGATGCTCTACGATTAAGCCTGCTAAAAGTTACATCGCGACCAGTGAAATGTCCGATCTGCGCTGACGAGCTGCTAGGATTGGATAAGCTGACGATCCACCTTTTTGGGCATTCGATTCTGGGGAAGGATGAGACGAGCACAGCAGACTTGGATAAGAAGAAAATGGTAACAGGTGCGTTAAAGAATGTTCGTAAAACTAAGAAGGATTGCGTTCCAGGAAGCAGTGGGCAACAAAATATGACACGAACCAACCAAAGGCAGCCAACGCAAATTAAAGTCAAATGCGACCTTTGTGGAGCCGAATTTCGCGACGAGAATTTGCTCAAAATGCATTCCTGTGTCTCACACGGAATTggtggaaattcggatggaaTGGAGCCACGGTTTCCATGCAACATGTGTTCAAAAACATTCAAGATGAAGGGCTCCCTCAAAATTCATATGAGGGTCGTACACTTAGGATGTCCAAGGAAGAATTCGTCTAATACTAGTTGTACGAGTAGTAGTACTACAACGACAATTACGACCACTGCAGCGATACCTGTTTACCATGGTAGTGACGTAACTCAATGCAATCTGGCAGTACGTAGCACTGCAAATCCTACAACTGCCACTCCTCCGCCACTACATCCTATCCTACCTCAACCATTGATAATGACCCAACGATCGACACCTCATTCTCCGTTGCAGTCGGCAACGTCCCTCACGATTACTACTCCGAATAGCAGTGAACCTCAGATCATCAAGATACTGGACCCACGGCAGTTGACCGAATATGTCTACGTAACAAATCAACAGtcccagcaacaacaacaacatcagCTTCAACTGTCGCCACAGCCCCCGCCGTTGCAACAGCAACACGTTGTTGAACGTATCGTCGCTAACAGTACTCCGCCTAGCGTTCCTTCGCCACTACCCGCCACTCCTTCGCCAAGCTTTAGCAGCAGCATTGGTATTTGTGGAGCAGGGGGAGGTAGTTCCGTGCCTTCTCCTTCACAGCTGTCTCAACCGCCTACACCACAATCCATGAGTAACATCAATTCTTACTCCAGTGACAGTAGCAGCAAACCGTGGGAATGCGATGTATGCTTGAAAAGCTTTACCACAAAATATTTCCTCAAAAAGCACAAACGGCTCCACACAG GAGAAATGCCGTATTCGTGTCACATCTGCGGTAAAGCATTTACGTTTCAGCAATCATACCATAAACATTTGCTCTACCATAGTGACGAGAAGCCGCATGCTTGCACGATCTGTGGACGAGCCTTCAAAGAACTTTCGACGCTGCACAACCACGAGCGGATTCATAGCGGAGAGAAGCCATTTTCTTGCGAAACTTGTG GCAAGTGCTTCCGACAGCGTGTGTCATACCTAGTCCATAGGCGAATCCACACCAACACCCAACCGTATAAGTGTACCGCCTGTGACAAAAGCTTTCGCTACAAGGTGTCCCAACGCACCCACAAATGCCCTGCTCAACCGCCCGGTATGGTAATTCGTCAAACAGGCGATCTTCTACAGAAACTACTCCAATCATCAGCAATCCTTCCAACGCTTGCCGAAGGGTCACCGCTGCCTGTATTAACTCCACCGCCAGCACCACCACCGTCACTGGAAACTCCCGATCATCAACTGCAGCAGCAGTCAGATCATGATGAGCTTCATGACATCAAATCAGAGGATGACATCAACCGAACCTTGGACGAGCTTTTGAACGAGTCCTACGATAAGATGGGTATCAGTGAACACCAAACTAGCTATCAAGGGGACCACCAGCACAACCATCCATATGCACAGATCGGCCACCATCAACATCAAACCTCTGCAACGATGGAACCAGGTGCAAGCGGTTCCGGTGATACTGGGCTAATCGTGCCGCGGATAGAAAATTTGTGCCTGCTGTCTCCCAGTCCAATGGGTTTCGATGGCGAAGCAATGGAAGTGATCGATTCCATTAAGCTGGATTTGTTGTATAATTAG
- the LOC134221604 gene encoding uncharacterized protein LOC134221604: MISSIPGLQLPRGGLNAGEPYREPLGSLMYIMLCVRPDVCYPVGYLGRFQQDSSTVHWNALKRYLSGTKTLCLEYQRNSEAEALVGFADADWAADVQDRKSVSGFIFKVYGCTVSWNSKKQSTVSLSSSEAEYVALSAAATEAVWISGVLEDLHVAANPVSIVAVCAWPKTWRARGPNTST; this comes from the coding sequence atgataagttcaatccctggccTCCAACTGCCACGTGGTGGACTTAATGCCGGTGAACCCTATCGAGAGCCGCTTGGAAGCCTGATGTACATTATGCTTTGTGTCAGGCCAGATGTGTGTTACCCTGTCGGGTACCTCGGGCGGTTCCAGCAAGATTCGTCGACCGTACATTGGAACGCCTTGAAGCGATACTTAAGCGGGACAAAAACCCTTTGTCTCGAATACCAAAGGAACAGCGAAGCAGAAGCgctcgtcggctttgctgacgccGATTGGGCGGCCGATGTTCAGGACCGAAAATCGGTAAGCGGGTTCATCTTCAAGGTGTATGGATGCACCGTGTCGTGGAACAGCAAAAAGCAATCCACCGTATCGTTGTCGTCAAGCGAAGCGGAGTATGTCGCTCTTAGTGCAGCAGCGACAGAGGCCGTATGGATCAGCGGCGTCTTGGAAGATCTACATGTTGCTGCCAACCCGGTGTCAATCGTGGCTGTGTGTGCATGGCCAAAAACCTGGAGAGCAAGAGGACCAAACACATCGACCTGA